Proteins from one Actinopolymorpha sp. NPDC004070 genomic window:
- the gltX gene encoding glutamate--tRNA ligase: MAREGSSRGSARTRTRFAPSPSGDLHVGAVRTALYSWAWARHCGGSFVVRIEDTDRSRVSPDAVAATMGALAWLGLDWDEGPDVGGEFGPYRQSERLGLYREWVDKFLADGTAYHCYCSQEELDGERDEQRTQGLPSGYAGHCRELTTAQVTAYRREGRRPVVRFRMPEGSTVVRDTIRGEIVFDHANVPDFVVQRSDGYPLYNLAVSVDDALMKITHIVRGDDLLASTPRQIAILAAMGVAEDDLPVYTHTPDILAADGSPLSSWHRAAGISWYRDHGYLPEAVVNYLALLGWSPGGDREELTLDSLVESFDLERVGATAGRLDPRKLDAINGDKIRALSPEEFVGRTMPFLTRAGLVSDPPAPGQTRTVAAAAPLIQERLVHLTEAADMLAFLLVPEHVFDVDPEEAARILTEDAKAVLEAAEAALRALPDWTDEAIERALRRTLVDELGRRPKRAFGPVRVAVTGSRVSPPLFESLTLLGRERTLARITRALDHHVGV, encoded by the coding sequence ATGGCTAGGGAGGGTTCAAGTAGGGGCTCGGCCCGTACCCGAACCAGGTTCGCGCCGTCACCGAGCGGTGACCTCCACGTTGGTGCCGTCCGGACGGCGTTGTACTCCTGGGCCTGGGCGCGCCACTGCGGCGGAAGCTTCGTGGTCCGGATCGAGGACACCGACCGGTCCCGGGTGTCACCGGACGCGGTGGCCGCGACGATGGGCGCACTGGCCTGGCTGGGCCTGGACTGGGACGAGGGGCCCGACGTCGGCGGGGAGTTCGGGCCGTACCGCCAGAGCGAGCGGCTGGGGCTGTACCGCGAGTGGGTCGACAAGTTCCTCGCCGACGGTACGGCGTACCACTGCTACTGCTCCCAGGAGGAGCTCGACGGCGAGCGGGACGAGCAACGCACCCAGGGTCTCCCGTCGGGATATGCCGGCCACTGTCGCGAGCTCACCACCGCGCAGGTCACCGCCTACCGCCGCGAGGGCAGGCGGCCGGTGGTCCGTTTCCGGATGCCGGAGGGCTCCACGGTCGTCCGCGACACCATCCGCGGCGAGATCGTCTTCGACCACGCGAACGTGCCCGACTTCGTGGTGCAGCGTTCCGACGGGTATCCGCTCTACAACCTCGCGGTGTCGGTGGACGACGCCCTGATGAAGATCACCCACATCGTCCGCGGTGACGACCTGCTGGCCTCCACGCCCCGCCAGATCGCCATCCTCGCAGCGATGGGGGTGGCCGAGGACGACCTGCCCGTCTACACCCACACCCCGGACATCCTGGCTGCGGACGGCTCGCCGCTGTCGTCGTGGCACCGGGCGGCGGGCATCTCGTGGTACCGCGACCACGGCTACCTCCCGGAGGCGGTGGTCAACTACCTCGCGCTGCTGGGCTGGTCGCCGGGTGGTGACCGGGAGGAGCTGACGCTGGACTCGCTGGTCGAGTCGTTCGACCTCGAACGCGTCGGCGCGACCGCCGGCCGGCTCGACCCGCGCAAGCTGGACGCCATCAACGGCGACAAGATCCGCGCGCTTTCCCCGGAGGAGTTCGTCGGGCGGACCATGCCGTTCCTCACCCGGGCCGGCCTGGTGAGCGATCCGCCGGCGCCGGGGCAGACCCGCACCGTCGCGGCCGCCGCCCCGCTGATCCAGGAACGCCTCGTCCACCTCACCGAGGCGGCCGACATGCTGGCGTTCCTGCTGGTGCCCGAGCACGTCTTCGACGTCGATCCGGAGGAGGCCGCCCGGATCCTCACCGAGGACGCCAAGGCGGTGCTGGAGGCCGCCGAGGCGGCGCTGCGGGCGTTGCCGGACTGGACCGACGAGGCGATCGAACGCGCCCTGCGGCGCACCCTGGTCGACGAGCTCGGCCGCCGGCCCAAGCGGGCGTTCGGTCCGGTGCGCGTCGCGGTGACCGGGAGCAGAGTGTCGCCCCCGCTGTTCGAGTCGCTCACGCTGCTGGGCCGCGAGCGCACGCTGGCGAGGATCACCCGCGCCCTCGACCACCACGTCGGCGTCTGA
- a CDS encoding VC0807 family protein, whose amino-acid sequence MTAPDHNDTDTTASTARPDSTAGTSDAGALAAQAGGRAQFREILLGMVWDVVPSIAAYYACRALGASPYVSLLAGTLVAGVRVAYVAIRARTFDAFAAFMVAIFGFGLVMSLVTGDARFLLVKESFGTGAAGLAFLGSCFVGRPLIFYAARRFSARTVAARAGWEEMWHSSPGFRRTFFVLSAGWGAGLLVEAAVRVVLVYLLPVDVMAGLSSVLGIAGFVVLLTWNMWYIRRVRARRAAGLGAQPRPSTADTHDGSAAQGATT is encoded by the coding sequence ATGACCGCGCCGGACCACAACGACACCGACACCACCGCCAGCACGGCCCGCCCCGACAGCACCGCCGGCACCTCCGACGCCGGCGCTCTCGCCGCTCAGGCCGGTGGGCGGGCGCAGTTCCGCGAGATCCTGCTGGGCATGGTGTGGGACGTCGTCCCCTCGATCGCCGCCTACTACGCCTGCCGGGCCCTGGGCGCCAGTCCGTACGTCTCGCTGCTCGCCGGCACCCTGGTCGCGGGAGTCCGGGTGGCCTACGTCGCAATCAGGGCCCGCACGTTCGACGCGTTCGCGGCCTTCATGGTGGCGATCTTCGGCTTCGGCCTGGTGATGTCATTGGTCACCGGCGACGCGCGCTTCCTGCTGGTGAAGGAGTCCTTCGGCACCGGCGCCGCCGGACTGGCCTTCCTGGGCAGCTGTTTCGTCGGCCGGCCGCTGATCTTCTACGCGGCGCGCAGGTTCTCCGCGCGCACCGTAGCCGCCCGGGCCGGCTGGGAGGAGATGTGGCACTCCTCCCCTGGTTTCCGGCGTACGTTCTTCGTACTGTCGGCGGGGTGGGGCGCCGGCCTGCTGGTGGAGGCGGCGGTGCGGGTGGTGCTCGTCTATCTGCTGCCGGTGGACGTGATGGCCGGGCTGTCGTCGGTACTCGGCATCGCGGGCTTCGTCGTCCTGCTGACGTGGAACATGTGGTACATCAGGCGGGTGCGTGCCCGGCGTGCGGCCGGCCTGGGCGCGCAGCCCCGGCCCTCGACCGCGGACACTCACGACGGCAGCGCCGCACAGGGCGCCACCACCTGA
- a CDS encoding GNAT family N-acetyltransferase, which produces MPGTVSDVTIRPARPADTRSLSRVLALAFADDPVTSAILPDPAARPWRLRRMFATMARHFYLPHASSALADRDGTPVGAALWTPPGHAVPPWRAALSLPGLALATGRRLGAAARIAAALERSHPSQPHWYLAFVGVSPHVQGTGVGERLLQDHLADCDRDGLPAYLEASRPELTAYYERFGFAVTAEIPLPGGPPVWGMWREPLTPTRGNDMPALHTTNASETTEARPAHMLGHLAPVPDEITAADLPVTGTLPPELSGQYLRNGPNPLPGQRTPHWFTGSGMLHGVRIRDGRAEWYRNRWVRTRLLEGANPYGPHGTRDLAATVANTHIVEHGGRLLALCEGGLPYEVTPDLDTVGPCDFGGRLTTAMTAHPKTDPVTGELFFFGYSVTHRPYVTYHRMSADGQLQDSVAIDVPGPTMMHDFAITAHHVVWLDLPLTFHPELGGKGMPFQWDDDYGARLGVMRRDGTGGVRWFDVEPCYVFHVGNAHEQADGRIVLDVVRYSRSAWDSSWARIGGDAKADGAGRGLPGGPAGMANAVAETGVSALYRWVLDPRDGSVSEQPLDDLGVEFPTHDETRTGLGSRYLYTVGTVGTDEDGAHTGRPGSGAIVKYDVESGNRQYHDLGPEIVPGEAIFVPAEGVRREDDGWLLTVVTDKAGSGSDLLVLDASDVTGPPVATVHLPRRVPAGFHGSWIPDHHDNDADHTDEKGFRA; this is translated from the coding sequence ATGCCCGGGACAGTGAGCGACGTCACGATCCGGCCCGCCCGGCCGGCCGACACCCGCTCGCTTTCCCGGGTACTCGCGCTCGCGTTCGCCGACGACCCGGTGACCAGCGCGATCCTGCCCGACCCGGCGGCCAGGCCCTGGCGGCTGCGGCGGATGTTCGCGACCATGGCCCGGCACTTCTACCTGCCGCACGCGAGCAGCGCCCTCGCCGACCGGGACGGAACGCCGGTGGGCGCTGCGCTGTGGACCCCGCCCGGGCACGCCGTGCCGCCCTGGCGCGCGGCCCTGTCGCTGCCCGGCCTGGCCTTGGCGACCGGGCGGCGCCTCGGTGCGGCAGCGAGGATCGCCGCGGCGCTGGAACGCAGCCATCCGTCCCAGCCGCACTGGTACCTCGCCTTCGTCGGAGTGAGCCCGCACGTCCAGGGCACCGGCGTCGGCGAACGCCTGCTCCAGGACCACCTCGCCGACTGCGACCGGGACGGCCTGCCGGCCTACCTGGAAGCGAGCCGGCCGGAACTCACCGCGTACTACGAACGATTCGGGTTCGCCGTCACCGCCGAGATCCCGCTGCCGGGCGGACCGCCGGTGTGGGGCATGTGGCGGGAGCCTCTGACACCGACACGGGGGAACGACATGCCAGCGCTCCACACCACGAACGCATCCGAGACCACCGAAGCCCGGCCCGCGCACATGCTGGGCCACCTCGCGCCCGTCCCGGACGAGATCACCGCGGCGGACCTCCCGGTGACCGGCACGCTGCCGCCGGAGCTGTCCGGCCAGTACCTGCGCAACGGCCCGAATCCCCTGCCTGGACAGCGAACCCCGCACTGGTTCACCGGCTCCGGCATGCTGCACGGCGTCCGCATCCGCGACGGCCGGGCCGAGTGGTACCGCAACCGCTGGGTGCGCACCCGGCTGCTGGAGGGTGCGAATCCCTACGGCCCCCACGGCACCCGTGACCTCGCCGCGACCGTCGCCAACACGCACATCGTCGAGCACGGCGGACGGCTGCTCGCCCTGTGCGAAGGGGGTCTGCCGTACGAGGTGACGCCCGACCTGGACACGGTCGGCCCGTGCGACTTCGGCGGCCGGCTGACCACCGCGATGACCGCGCACCCCAAGACCGACCCGGTGACCGGCGAGCTGTTCTTCTTCGGCTACAGCGTGACTCACCGGCCGTACGTCACCTACCACCGGATGTCCGCGGACGGGCAGTTGCAGGACAGCGTTGCGATCGACGTGCCCGGCCCGACGATGATGCACGACTTCGCGATCACCGCGCACCACGTCGTCTGGCTGGACCTGCCGCTCACGTTCCACCCGGAGCTGGGCGGCAAGGGGATGCCGTTCCAGTGGGACGACGATTACGGCGCCCGGCTCGGCGTGATGCGCCGCGACGGAACCGGCGGCGTGCGGTGGTTCGACGTCGAGCCCTGCTACGTCTTCCACGTCGGCAACGCCCACGAGCAGGCCGACGGGCGGATCGTGCTGGACGTCGTTCGCTACAGCCGGAGCGCGTGGGACTCCAGCTGGGCCCGGATCGGGGGCGACGCGAAGGCCGACGGCGCCGGCCGGGGCCTGCCGGGAGGTCCTGCCGGGATGGCGAACGCGGTCGCCGAGACCGGCGTGAGCGCCTTGTACCGTTGGGTTCTCGACCCTCGGGACGGCTCGGTGAGCGAGCAGCCGCTGGACGACCTGGGGGTGGAGTTCCCCACCCACGACGAGACCCGCACCGGGCTGGGCAGCCGCTACCTCTACACCGTCGGCACGGTCGGCACCGACGAGGACGGCGCGCACACCGGACGTCCTGGGTCCGGCGCGATCGTGAAGTACGACGTGGAGTCCGGAAACAGGCAGTACCACGACCTCGGCCCGGAAATCGTGCCCGGCGAGGCGATCTTCGTTCCTGCCGAGGGCGTACGCCGGGAGGACGACGGCTGGCTGCTCACGGTCGTCACCGACAAGGCCGGCAGCGGCTCGGACCTGTTGGTACTGGACGCGAGCGACGTGACCGGTCCGCCGGTCGCCACGGTCCACCTGCCCCGCCGGGTGCCCGCGGGGTTCCACGGAAGCTGGATTCCCGACCACCACGACAACGACGCAGACCACACCGACGAGAAGGGCTTCCGCGCATGA
- a CDS encoding PadR family transcriptional regulator gives MSLRYALLGLLSERPASGYALTQRFEQSLQKYAWHANHSQIYPELAKLAADGLVTVVEEGARGRRTYAITDAGREALREWLLTSGGGPRRVRNEAVLRTFLLSTLEPADAALLLRGYVDRSARDLAELQAVVADLEASEQAGEPQRFGRFAAEFGVRQYAAFHDWAQWALARVESATPDEGDGQESGA, from the coding sequence ATGTCGCTGAGATACGCCCTGCTCGGGCTGCTCTCCGAACGGCCGGCCAGCGGATACGCACTGACCCAGCGGTTCGAGCAGTCGCTGCAGAAGTACGCCTGGCACGCCAACCACAGCCAGATCTATCCCGAGCTCGCCAAGCTGGCGGCCGACGGCCTGGTCACCGTGGTCGAGGAGGGCGCCCGTGGCCGGCGTACGTACGCGATCACCGACGCCGGCCGGGAGGCGCTGCGCGAGTGGCTGCTCACGTCGGGCGGCGGACCCCGGCGCGTCCGCAACGAAGCCGTCCTGCGGACGTTCCTGCTGTCCACGCTCGAGCCCGCCGACGCGGCCCTGCTCCTGCGCGGGTACGTCGACCGGTCCGCACGGGACCTGGCCGAGCTCCAGGCCGTGGTGGCCGACCTGGAGGCGTCGGAGCAGGCGGGCGAGCCCCAGCGGTTCGGCCGGTTCGCCGCGGAGTTCGGCGTGCGGCAGTACGCCGCGTTCCACGACTGGGCGCAGTGGGCGCTGGCCCGCGTGGAGTCCGCCACCCCGGACGAAGGAGACGGCCAGGAGTCGGGGGCGTGA
- a CDS encoding VanW family protein gives MAYAPERVQPGRPELTDGPGQPKSGSERAAGPGQVGPLSPAEEELLRSLVADGWELPVALTGRRRRVAQVAPALYPVAVAAHRARRRVRWMTSGTRWAHGRAAEPLPVRVKRHNSLLLRQLGESEMWLQHNKVANLRLAAPRVSGLLVGPGETLSFCRTVGKATRRRGYVDGMLLSNGKARAGLGGGICQLANLLHWMFLHSPLTVVERSAHGWDPFPDNGRVIPWGTGCAVFYNYVDLQVRNDTDATFQVLAGVGDRYLEGELRADRELPHSYSVYAKDEQFLTLGGRHFRRNEIWRSVIDRRTGNRVREELLKRNFALATYVPKGFEEGQAGSKRG, from the coding sequence ATGGCGTACGCACCTGAGCGGGTTCAGCCCGGCAGGCCCGAACTCACCGACGGGCCGGGGCAACCGAAGTCCGGTTCCGAGCGGGCCGCCGGGCCCGGGCAGGTCGGCCCGCTGTCACCGGCCGAGGAGGAGTTGCTGCGCTCCCTGGTCGCCGACGGCTGGGAGCTTCCGGTGGCGTTGACCGGGCGCCGGCGCAGGGTCGCGCAGGTCGCGCCCGCGCTCTATCCGGTCGCCGTCGCTGCCCACCGTGCCCGCAGGCGGGTGCGCTGGATGACCTCCGGAACGCGCTGGGCGCACGGACGCGCCGCCGAGCCGCTGCCGGTCCGGGTGAAGCGGCACAACTCCCTGTTGCTGCGCCAGCTGGGTGAGAGCGAGATGTGGCTGCAGCACAACAAGGTCGCCAACCTCAGGTTGGCGGCGCCGCGGGTGTCGGGACTGCTGGTCGGGCCGGGGGAGACGCTGTCGTTCTGCCGTACGGTCGGCAAGGCGACCAGGCGGCGCGGGTACGTCGACGGGATGCTGTTGTCCAACGGCAAGGCGCGGGCCGGCCTCGGCGGCGGGATCTGCCAGCTGGCGAACCTCCTGCACTGGATGTTCCTGCACAGTCCGCTGACCGTCGTCGAACGCTCCGCGCACGGCTGGGACCCGTTCCCCGACAACGGCAGGGTGATCCCCTGGGGCACCGGCTGCGCGGTCTTCTACAACTACGTCGACCTGCAGGTGCGCAACGACACCGACGCGACGTTCCAGGTGCTGGCCGGGGTCGGCGACCGCTACCTCGAGGGCGAGCTGCGCGCCGACCGGGAGCTGCCGCACTCGTACTCGGTGTACGCGAAGGACGAGCAGTTCCTGACCCTCGGCGGCCGGCACTTCCGCCGCAACGAGATCTGGCGGTCGGTGATCGACCGGCGTACCGGCAACCGCGTACGCGAGGAACTCCTCAAGCGGAACTTCGCTCTCGCGACCTACGTGCCAAAGGGTTTCGAGGAGGGACAGGCCGGGTCGAAGCGTGGGTGA
- a CDS encoding IclR family transcriptional regulator — MDNSSGVGVLDKAALVLGALEAGPATLAGLVQVTGLARPTAHRLAVALEHHRLVARDMQGRFILGPRLGELAAAAGEDRLLAAAGPVLARLRDITGESAQLFRRQGEGRVCVAAADRPTGLRDSIPVGTQLTMQAGSAAQILLAWEEPERMHRGLQGAKFTAATLAAVRRRGWAQSVGERETGVASVSSGIRSPSGKVVAAVSVSGPLERLSRQPGRMHAPAVMAAAERLSEALRRAAE; from the coding sequence ATGGACAACTCTAGCGGAGTCGGCGTACTTGACAAGGCAGCGCTCGTACTCGGGGCCCTGGAAGCCGGTCCCGCGACCCTGGCCGGCCTCGTCCAGGTCACCGGGCTGGCCAGGCCCACAGCGCACCGCCTGGCGGTCGCCCTGGAGCACCACCGGCTGGTCGCCCGGGACATGCAGGGCCGGTTCATCCTCGGCCCACGGCTCGGCGAGCTCGCCGCCGCGGCCGGCGAGGACCGCCTGCTGGCGGCCGCAGGGCCCGTTCTGGCCCGCCTTCGCGACATCACCGGGGAGTCCGCACAACTGTTCCGCCGGCAGGGCGAGGGGCGCGTCTGCGTCGCCGCCGCCGACCGGCCGACGGGGCTGCGCGACAGCATCCCGGTGGGCACCCAGCTGACCATGCAGGCGGGCTCCGCCGCCCAGATCCTGCTCGCCTGGGAGGAACCGGAGCGGATGCACCGCGGCCTGCAGGGTGCGAAGTTCACCGCGGCCACGCTGGCCGCCGTCCGCCGCCGGGGCTGGGCACAGAGCGTGGGTGAACGAGAGACCGGCGTGGCCTCGGTCTCGTCGGGGATCCGTTCGCCCTCGGGCAAGGTGGTCGCGGCCGTGTCGGTCTCCGGCCCGCTGGAACGCCTGTCCCGCCAGCCCGGCCGGATGCACGCCCCGGCGGTGATGGCAGCCGCCGAACGCCTGTCGGAGGCCTTGCGGCGCGCTGCCGAGTGA
- the leuC gene encoding 3-isopropylmalate dehydratase large subunit — MGTTLAEKLWEEHVVRRGEGEPDLLYIDLHLVHEVTSPQAFDGLRLAGRPVRRPDLTIATEDHNVPTVDVDQPIADPVSRTQVETLRRNCEEFGIRLHPLGDADQGIVHVVGPQLGLTQPGTTVVCGDSHTSTHGAFGALAFGIGTSEVEHVLATQTLPQSRPRTMAVTVDGELPEGVTPKDLVLALIAKVGTGGGQGHVVEYRGEAFRTMSMEGRMTVCNMSIEWGAKAGLVAPDETTFAYLEGRPHAPKGADWDAAVAYWKTLRTDDDAVFDREVTLDAGSITPFVTWGTNPGQGVPLGASVPNPTDFDDPDARRSAERALEYMGLAAGTPMRDIAVDTVFLGSCTNGRIEDLRAAAAVVRGRSVAEGVRMLVVPGSGRVRLQAEDEGLDVIFKEAGAEWRGAGCSMCLGMNPDQLAPGERSASTSNRNFEGRQGKGGRTHLVSPLVAAATAVAGHLAAPADLPSVTA, encoded by the coding sequence ATGGGGACCACCCTTGCGGAGAAGTTGTGGGAGGAGCACGTCGTACGTCGGGGCGAGGGTGAGCCCGACCTCCTCTACATCGACCTCCACCTGGTCCACGAAGTCACCAGCCCGCAGGCGTTCGACGGACTGCGGCTCGCGGGCCGGCCGGTCCGGCGTCCCGACCTCACGATCGCCACCGAGGACCACAACGTCCCCACGGTCGACGTCGACCAGCCGATCGCCGACCCGGTTTCGCGTACGCAGGTGGAGACGCTGCGGCGCAACTGCGAGGAGTTCGGCATCCGGCTGCACCCGCTCGGGGACGCCGACCAGGGCATCGTGCACGTCGTCGGCCCGCAGCTGGGGCTCACCCAGCCCGGCACCACGGTGGTGTGCGGCGACTCCCACACCTCGACCCACGGCGCGTTCGGCGCGCTGGCGTTCGGGATCGGCACCAGTGAGGTCGAGCACGTGCTCGCCACCCAGACGCTGCCGCAGAGCCGGCCGAGGACGATGGCGGTCACCGTCGACGGTGAGCTGCCCGAGGGCGTCACGCCCAAGGACCTCGTGCTCGCGTTGATCGCGAAGGTCGGCACCGGCGGCGGTCAGGGCCACGTCGTGGAGTACCGCGGCGAGGCGTTCCGCACGATGTCGATGGAAGGCCGGATGACGGTCTGCAACATGTCCATCGAGTGGGGCGCCAAGGCCGGGCTGGTGGCACCCGACGAGACCACCTTCGCCTACCTGGAAGGGCGCCCGCACGCGCCGAAGGGCGCGGACTGGGATGCCGCGGTGGCCTACTGGAAGACGCTGCGCACCGACGACGACGCGGTCTTCGACCGCGAGGTCACCCTGGACGCCGGGTCCATCACGCCCTTCGTCACCTGGGGCACCAACCCCGGCCAGGGCGTCCCGCTCGGCGCGAGCGTGCCGAACCCCACCGACTTCGATGACCCCGACGCGCGGCGTTCGGCCGAGCGTGCGCTGGAGTACATGGGCCTCGCGGCCGGTACGCCGATGCGCGACATCGCCGTGGACACGGTGTTCCTGGGCTCGTGCACCAACGGCCGGATCGAGGACCTGCGCGCGGCCGCGGCCGTGGTGCGCGGACGCTCGGTGGCCGAAGGTGTACGCATGCTGGTCGTTCCGGGCTCGGGCCGGGTTCGCCTGCAGGCCGAGGACGAGGGCCTGGACGTGATCTTCAAGGAGGCCGGGGCCGAGTGGCGCGGCGCCGGATGCTCGATGTGTCTGGGTATGAACCCCGACCAGCTGGCACCGGGCGAGCGCAGCGCCTCGACCTCCAACCGCAACTTCGAAGGCAGGCAGGGCAAGGGCGGCCGTACGCACCTCGTGTCCCCGCTGGTGGCCGCCGCGACCGCGGTCGCGGGCCACCTCGCCGCACCCGCCGACCTGCCGTCCGTCACCGCCTGA
- the leuD gene encoding 3-isopropylmalate dehydratase small subunit codes for MDKFTLHSGKALPLRRANVDTDQIIPAVYLKRVTRTGFGDGLFAAWRGDPDFVLNRPEHQGASILVAGPDFGTGSSREHAVWALQDAGFKVVLSSRFGDIFRGNSGKAGLLAALVDQKVIERLWALLEEDPDTKVSVDLEHRLVLAGSGPEAIRESFDIDDYTRWRLLEGLDDIGLTLSHVTEIDAYEARRPSYKPTTLPVRT; via the coding sequence ATGGACAAGTTCACCTTGCACAGCGGCAAGGCGCTGCCCCTGCGCCGGGCCAACGTCGACACCGACCAGATCATCCCCGCCGTCTACCTCAAGCGGGTCACCCGTACCGGCTTCGGAGACGGGCTGTTCGCCGCGTGGCGCGGCGACCCCGACTTCGTACTCAACCGGCCCGAACACCAGGGCGCCTCGATCCTGGTCGCCGGCCCGGACTTCGGCACCGGATCCTCGCGTGAGCACGCCGTCTGGGCGTTGCAGGACGCGGGCTTCAAGGTCGTCCTCTCCTCCCGCTTCGGCGACATCTTCCGTGGCAACTCGGGCAAGGCCGGCCTGCTGGCCGCCCTGGTGGACCAGAAGGTGATCGAACGCCTGTGGGCATTGCTGGAGGAGGACCCGGACACCAAGGTGTCGGTCGACCTGGAGCACCGGCTGGTGCTCGCGGGCTCGGGCCCGGAGGCGATCCGGGAGTCCTTCGACATCGACGACTACACCCGCTGGCGGTTGCTGGAGGGCTTGGACGACATCGGGCTCACCCTTTCCCACGTCACCGAGATCGACGCCTACGAAGCCCGTCGGCCCAGCTACAAGCCGACCACGTTGCCGGTGAGGACGTGA
- a CDS encoding HU family DNA-binding protein, with protein MNKSQLVEVLASRFDDNKKDAQHALESVIDTITRAVASGEKVAITGFGAFEKIDRPARMVRNPRTGERKRAKKTSVPKFRAGAELKAVVSGAKKLPKLAAAKKTTTTGRAGTKTAATKAPATKTAASKVAGTKAPAKRPAAKKTTTTGRAGTKATTAKKTTAKKTTAKKTTGTAAKKATTKRTPAKRTAKR; from the coding sequence GTGAACAAGTCCCAGCTGGTCGAGGTGCTCGCTTCGCGCTTCGACGACAACAAGAAGGATGCGCAGCACGCGCTCGAGTCCGTGATCGACACGATCACTCGTGCTGTGGCGTCCGGAGAAAAGGTGGCGATCACCGGCTTCGGCGCGTTCGAGAAGATCGACCGTCCGGCCCGGATGGTCCGCAACCCCCGCACGGGCGAGCGTAAGCGCGCCAAGAAGACGTCGGTGCCGAAGTTCCGCGCTGGTGCGGAGCTGAAGGCCGTCGTCTCCGGTGCAAAGAAGCTGCCGAAGCTCGCCGCGGCGAAGAAGACCACGACGACCGGCCGCGCCGGCACGAAGACCGCCGCCACCAAGGCCCCTGCGACGAAGACAGCAGCGAGCAAGGTCGCCGGCACCAAGGCGCCGGCCAAGAGGCCGGCGGCGAAGAAGACCACGACGACCGGGCGCGCCGGCACCAAGGCCACGACCGCCAAGAAGACCACGGCCAAGAAGACCACGGCCAAGAAGACCACGGGCACGGCGGCCAAGAAGGCCACCACCAAGCGGACTCCGGCCAAGCGCACCGCCAAGCGCTGA
- the cofC gene encoding 2-phospho-L-lactate guanylyltransferase yields the protein MSTHERPVAPAGSIGWSLVVPVKPAAVGKSRLAPFAGGHRTELAQAMAIDTITAALACPRVVELLAITPDRELAEVLAGVGAVVVTDEPAAGLNAALLHGARLARSRRPGAAVAAMLADLPALRPNELTTALDAATAWPTSFVPDAAGVGTTLYCAAPGVEFAPRFGGPSRRAHLDAGAVELTPVPITSVRRDVDTGADLHQARDLGVGPRTRTALAAMARAGDPVAETGTS from the coding sequence ATGTCAACGCATGAACGTCCCGTGGCGCCGGCCGGTTCCATCGGCTGGAGCCTGGTGGTGCCCGTGAAACCGGCGGCGGTCGGAAAGTCCCGGCTCGCACCGTTCGCTGGTGGGCATCGGACCGAACTCGCCCAGGCGATGGCGATCGACACCATCACCGCAGCCCTCGCGTGCCCACGAGTGGTCGAACTGTTGGCGATCACTCCCGACCGTGAGCTCGCCGAGGTGCTGGCCGGAGTGGGCGCGGTCGTCGTCACCGACGAACCCGCGGCCGGGCTGAACGCCGCACTGCTGCACGGTGCCCGGCTGGCGCGTTCGCGCCGCCCCGGCGCCGCCGTCGCCGCGATGCTTGCCGATCTTCCTGCCCTGCGGCCGAACGAGCTGACGACAGCGCTCGACGCCGCGACGGCCTGGCCGACGTCGTTCGTCCCGGACGCCGCGGGTGTGGGCACGACGCTGTACTGCGCGGCGCCGGGCGTGGAGTTCGCGCCGCGGTTCGGCGGGCCGTCGCGCCGAGCACATCTCGACGCCGGCGCCGTCGAGCTCACCCCGGTGCCGATCACGTCAGTACGCCGCGACGTCGACACCGGCGCGGATCTCCACCAGGCCAGGGATCTGGGCGTCGGGCCGCGGACCCGGACAGCCCTGGCGGCGATGGCGCGGGCCGGCGACCCGGTGGCGGAGACCGGAACCTCCTGA